The genome window GGGTCAGCACGTGGGACCTTGAACTGTTCGCCGACCGGTTCATCGCCCTGAACGGTGTGGGAACCGCCTTCAAGGGATACATGGGGTACCCGGCGCACCTTTGCGCCTCCATCAACGAGGAGGTGGTGCACGGGATCCCGTCGAAGGACCGGGTCGTCCGGGAGGGCGACATCCTGAGCATCGATTTCGGGATCGTGCGGGAAGGATTCTACGGGGATGCCGCGATGACCTTTCCCGTGGGGGTGGTGAACGACGTTTCCTTCCGGCTTCTCGCCGCGACGGAACGGTCGCTTGCGGCGGGGATCGGCGAGGTGCGGCCGGGGAACCGCCTGGGCGATGTTTCGGCGGCCGTGCAGGAGGCGGTGGAGGCCGAAGGGTTCTCGGTGGTTCGCGACTTCGTCGGGCACGGGATCGGCCGGTCGCTGCACGAGGACCCACAGATCCCGAATTTCGGAAGGCGGGGGGTCGGCCCGAAACTGTTGCCGGGAATGATCCTGGCGATCGAACCGATGGTGAACGCCGGCGGATGGCCCGTGGAGGTTTTGGCTGACGGATGGACGGTCGTGACGCGCGACCGGAGCCGATCGGCCCACTTCGAGCACACGGTGGCCGTCACCGAGGACGGGCATCGAATATTAAGTCTTCCTTGAGTAGTATTGTAAGATATACGCGGATGCAAAGAGGAATATGGCAAAAGAAGAGGCGATAGAAATCGAGGGTACGGTGATCGAGCCGTTGCCGAATGCCATGTTCCGGGTGGAGCTCGACAACAAGATGAGGGTGCTCGCTCACATCTCCGGCAAGATGCGGATGCATTTCATAAAGATCCTGCCGGGGGATCGGGTCACCGTTCAGTTGACGCCGTACGACCTGACACGGGGCCGGATCACCTACCGATCGAAGTAAAGAGGGGACGAAGATGAAAGTCAGACCATCGGTGCGAAAGTTTTGCGTCAAGTGCAAGGTCATCCGCCGGAAAGGCGTCGTCCGGGTGATCTGCGAGAACCCGAAGCACAAGCAGCGCCAGGGATAGACGCACAGGGATAGACGCCGCAACAGATCGTACCAAGGAGGAGTCGGTTGGCACGCATCGCTGGAGTGGACATTCCGAAGACGAAGAAGATCGGGACGGCCCTTACGTACATCTACGGGATCGGCCCGACCTCCGCTGCGAAGATCCTCGAGGAGGCCCGCGTCTCGCCCGATTTGAGGACGAGCACCCTGGGCGAGGACCAGATCGCCCGGATCCGGGACGTGATCGACGCCAATTATCGCGTCGAGGGGGACCTTCGCAAGGAAATATCGATGAACATCAAGCGGCTGATGGACCTCGGGGCATACCGGGGCCTTCGGCACCGCAAGGGGCTGCCGGCGCGGGGTCAGCGAACCCACACGAACGCCCGGACCCGGAAGGGTCCGCGCAAGGGAGCCGTCGCAAAGAAGAAGGAAGCCACGAAGAAATAAGGACGGCTGAACCAGCCGGCGATAACCCCCGCCGCGGGGCGGGTGCGGAGGAACGATGG of Deltaproteobacteria bacterium contains these proteins:
- the rpmJ gene encoding 50S ribosomal protein L36, whose product is MKVRPSVRKFCVKCKVIRRKGVVRVICENPKHKQRQG
- the infA gene encoding translation initiation factor IF-1, encoding MAKEEAIEIEGTVIEPLPNAMFRVELDNKMRVLAHISGKMRMHFIKILPGDRVTVQLTPYDLTRGRITYRSK
- the rpsM gene encoding 30S ribosomal protein S13, which encodes MARIAGVDIPKTKKIGTALTYIYGIGPTSAAKILEEARVSPDLRTSTLGEDQIARIRDVIDANYRVEGDLRKEISMNIKRLMDLGAYRGLRHRKGLPARGQRTHTNARTRKGPRKGAVAKKKEATKK
- the map gene encoding type I methionyl aminopeptidase, yielding MILVKSPREIEVMRRAGAVVGTFFEEVRPLILPGVSTWDLELFADRFIALNGVGTAFKGYMGYPAHLCASINEEVVHGIPSKDRVVREGDILSIDFGIVREGFYGDAAMTFPVGVVNDVSFRLLAATERSLAAGIGEVRPGNRLGDVSAAVQEAVEAEGFSVVRDFVGHGIGRSLHEDPQIPNFGRRGVGPKLLPGMILAIEPMVNAGGWPVEVLADGWTVVTRDRSRSAHFEHTVAVTEDGHRILSLP